A part of Thermus oshimai DSM 12092 genomic DNA contains:
- a CDS encoding AAA family ATPase, with translation MEALKEALSRVLFGQEEAIEALLATFLAGGHALLEGMPGLGKTLLAESFARASGLTYRRIQFTPDLLPQDLTGSEVFREGRFEFIRGPLFAQVVLADEVNRAPPKVQSALLEAMQEGAVTVGGVRHPLPQPFFVVATQNPLELEGTYPLPEAQLDRFMAKIPFRPPRREVWLRILTEPPTPPEPQGVDLLGVRGEVQGVRVAKEALEAIVNVAFLLSEDRRLRMGLSPRGAKAWLALAQALAYLRGKPFLDWKELKDAAFLALPHRLFLTEEAQYEGEKEEAVLKEALRKGGVP, from the coding sequence GTGGAGGCCCTAAAGGAGGCCCTTTCCCGGGTGCTTTTCGGCCAGGAGGAGGCCATCGAGGCCCTCCTCGCCACCTTCCTCGCCGGGGGGCACGCCCTTTTGGAGGGCATGCCCGGCCTGGGGAAGACCCTCTTGGCGGAGAGCTTTGCCCGGGCGAGCGGCCTCACGTATAGGCGCATCCAGTTCACCCCCGACCTCCTCCCCCAGGACCTCACGGGGAGCGAGGTCTTCCGGGAAGGGCGCTTTGAGTTTATCCGGGGTCCCCTCTTCGCCCAGGTGGTCCTGGCGGACGAGGTGAACCGCGCCCCCCCCAAGGTCCAGTCCGCCCTCCTGGAGGCCATGCAGGAGGGGGCGGTCACCGTGGGGGGGGTGCGCCACCCCCTCCCCCAGCCCTTCTTCGTGGTGGCCACGCAGAACCCCCTGGAGCTGGAGGGCACCTACCCCCTCCCTGAGGCCCAGCTGGACCGCTTCATGGCCAAGATCCCCTTCCGCCCCCCCCGGCGCGAGGTCTGGCTCCGGATCCTCACCGAGCCCCCCACCCCCCCGGAGCCCCAGGGGGTGGACCTTCTTGGGGTGCGGGGGGAGGTCCAGGGGGTGCGGGTGGCCAAGGAGGCCCTGGAGGCCATCGTGAACGTGGCCTTCCTCCTCTCGGAGGACCGGAGGCTGCGCATGGGCCTCTCCCCCCGGGGGGCCAAGGCCTGGCTGGCCCTGGCCCAGGCCCTGGCCTACCTGCGGGGCAAGCCCTTTCTGGACTGGAAGGAGCTCAAGGACGCGGCCTTCCTGGCCCTGCCCCACCGGCTTTTCCTCACCGAGGAGGCCCAGTACGAGGGGGAGAAGGAGGAGGCCGTCCTTAAGGAAGCCCTGAGGAAAGGAGGCGTGCCGTGA
- the ppsA gene encoding phosphoenolpyruvate synthase — protein MRWVRFFEEVGLEDVPLVGGKNASLGEMIRTLTPLGVRVPEGFATTSEAYRYFLRENRLEEAIARELSALDPLDPKALQGASRRLRNLILKGAYPEDLKEEILLAYRTLSERAGEEALPVAVRSSATLEDLPTASFAGQQESYLYVQGEEDLLLHVKRAMASLFTARAISYRAHMGFDHLKVALSVGVQRMVRADRGASGVIFTLDPDTGHRGFVYLTAIFGLGENIVQGRVGPDQYYVHKDTLRQGYKALVAKRLGAKELTLVYDPEEGRLKNRPTPPYLRSTFALKDEEALLLADWALRIEEHYSGKRGAPTPMDIEWAKDGVTGELFVVQARPETVHAQRAPVLKVYRLLARGEVLAEGLAVGEAIASGRARVLKDPKEMDRFQEGEVLVTETTNPDWEPIMKKAAAIVTERGGRTSHAAIVARELGVPAVVGAVGATRAIPEGEETTVSCAEGEVGRVYRGRLPFEVEEVRPEALPRTRTQILVNVGTPEEALKASLLPTDGVGLARMEFIFASHVRVHPLALTRYETLPKEVRRQVDELTEAYRDKRAYFVDTLSQGIALIAAAFYPRPVLLRFSDFKTNEYARLIGGHLFEPKEENPMLGWRGASRYYHPDYKEGFLLEVAAVKRVREEMGLKNLMVMVPFCRTPEEGMRVLEAMAEGGLKRGEDGLQVYVMAEIPSNVLEAEAFAELFDGFSIGSNDLTQLALGLDRDSERVAPLFDERRETVKRLCALLIEKAHAKGRKVGICGQAPSDYPEFAAFLVEQGIDSLSLNPDALLRTVRVVAELEARLGVS, from the coding sequence GTGAGGTGGGTCCGGTTTTTTGAAGAGGTGGGCCTCGAGGACGTCCCCCTGGTGGGGGGGAAGAACGCTTCCTTGGGGGAGATGATCCGTACCCTCACCCCCCTGGGGGTCAGGGTGCCCGAGGGCTTCGCCACCACCAGCGAGGCCTACCGCTATTTCCTTAGGGAAAACCGCCTGGAAGAGGCCATCGCCCGGGAGCTTTCCGCCTTGGACCCCTTGGACCCCAAGGCCCTCCAAGGCGCAAGCCGCCGCCTGAGGAACCTCATCCTGAAAGGGGCCTACCCCGAGGACCTCAAGGAGGAGATCCTCCTTGCCTACCGCACCCTAAGCGAGCGGGCGGGGGAGGAGGCCCTGCCCGTGGCGGTGCGCTCCAGCGCCACCTTGGAGGACCTCCCCACCGCCAGCTTCGCCGGCCAGCAGGAGAGCTACCTCTACGTCCAGGGGGAGGAGGACCTCCTCCTCCACGTGAAGCGGGCCATGGCCAGCCTCTTCACCGCCCGGGCCATCAGCTACCGGGCCCACATGGGCTTTGACCACCTGAAGGTGGCGCTTTCCGTGGGGGTCCAGCGCATGGTGCGGGCGGACCGGGGGGCCAGCGGGGTCATCTTCACCCTGGACCCGGACACCGGCCACCGGGGTTTCGTCTACCTCACCGCCATCTTTGGCCTGGGGGAGAACATCGTCCAGGGGCGGGTGGGGCCCGACCAGTACTACGTGCACAAGGACACCCTGCGCCAGGGCTACAAGGCCCTGGTGGCCAAGCGCCTGGGGGCCAAGGAGCTCACCCTGGTCTACGACCCAGAGGAGGGCCGCCTGAAAAACCGGCCCACCCCGCCCTACCTGCGGAGCACCTTCGCCCTGAAGGACGAGGAGGCCCTCCTCCTTGCGGACTGGGCCCTGCGCATCGAGGAGCACTACTCCGGGAAGCGGGGGGCCCCAACCCCCATGGACATCGAGTGGGCCAAGGACGGGGTCACGGGGGAGCTCTTCGTGGTCCAGGCCCGCCCCGAGACCGTCCACGCCCAACGGGCCCCGGTCCTCAAGGTCTACCGCCTCCTCGCCCGGGGGGAGGTGTTGGCGGAGGGGCTCGCCGTGGGGGAGGCCATCGCCTCGGGCCGGGCCCGGGTCCTCAAAGACCCCAAGGAGATGGACCGCTTCCAGGAGGGGGAGGTCCTGGTCACGGAGACCACCAACCCCGACTGGGAGCCCATCATGAAGAAGGCGGCGGCCATCGTCACCGAGCGGGGCGGGCGCACCTCCCACGCGGCCATCGTGGCCCGGGAGCTGGGGGTGCCCGCGGTGGTGGGGGCGGTGGGGGCCACCCGGGCCATCCCCGAAGGGGAGGAGACCACGGTCTCCTGCGCGGAAGGGGAGGTGGGCCGGGTCTACCGGGGGCGGCTTCCCTTTGAGGTGGAGGAGGTGCGCCCCGAGGCCCTGCCCAGGACCCGCACCCAGATCCTGGTGAACGTGGGCACCCCGGAGGAGGCCCTAAAGGCGAGCCTCCTCCCCACGGACGGGGTGGGCCTGGCCCGCATGGAGTTCATCTTTGCCAGCCACGTGCGCGTCCACCCCCTGGCCCTCACCCGCTACGAGACCCTGCCCAAGGAGGTGCGCCGCCAGGTGGACGAGCTCACGGAGGCCTACCGCGACAAGCGGGCCTACTTCGTGGACACCCTAAGCCAGGGCATCGCCCTCATCGCCGCGGCCTTTTACCCTAGGCCCGTCCTCCTCCGCTTTTCCGACTTCAAGACCAACGAGTACGCCCGCCTCATCGGGGGCCACCTCTTTGAGCCCAAGGAGGAGAACCCCATGCTGGGCTGGCGGGGGGCGAGCCGCTACTACCACCCGGACTACAAGGAGGGCTTCCTCCTGGAGGTGGCCGCGGTGAAGCGGGTGCGGGAGGAGATGGGGCTTAAGAACCTCATGGTCATGGTGCCCTTCTGCCGCACCCCGGAGGAGGGGATGAGGGTGCTGGAGGCCATGGCCGAGGGGGGGCTTAAGCGGGGGGAGGACGGCCTCCAGGTCTACGTGATGGCGGAGATCCCCTCCAACGTCCTCGAGGCCGAGGCCTTCGCCGAGCTCTTTGACGGCTTCTCCATCGGCTCCAACGACCTCACCCAGCTGGCCTTGGGCCTGGACCGGGACTCGGAGCGGGTGGCCCCCCTCTTTGACGAGCGCCGGGAGACGGTGAAGAGGCTCTGCGCCCTCCTCATAGAGAAGGCCCACGCCAAGGGGCGGAAGGTGGGCATCTGCGGCCAGGCCCCCTCGGACTACCCGGAGTTCGCCGCCTTCCTGGTGGAGCAGGGGATAGACTCCCTAAGCCTCAACCCCGACGCCCTCCTCCGCACCGTGCGCGTGGTGGCGGAGCTGGAGGCCCGCCTTGGGGTAAGCTAG
- the trhA gene encoding PAQR family membrane homeostasis protein TrhA produces MLREPFNALSHALGVPLALVGGLALLLIAPREAWPALLAFGLSMALLFLASALYHALRVGEKALLGLRRLDHAAIFLFIAGSYTPFLVEGLEGGGRAWALGLVWGLALLGVLFRLFFLKAPRLLYTLAYLGLGWLSVLFLPRLDLPLSTFALLALGGAFYTLGAVVYAKKRPNPWPDRVGFHGLWHLLVLLGSLFMYLAVLSLYL; encoded by the coding sequence GTGCTGCGCGAGCCCTTTAACGCCCTAAGCCACGCCCTGGGGGTGCCCTTGGCCCTGGTGGGGGGGCTGGCCCTCCTCCTGATCGCCCCCCGGGAGGCCTGGCCGGCCCTCCTCGCCTTCGGCCTTTCCATGGCCCTCCTGTTTTTGGCCAGCGCCCTCTACCACGCCCTGAGGGTGGGGGAAAAGGCCCTCCTTGGGCTCCGCCGCCTGGACCACGCGGCCATCTTCCTCTTCATCGCCGGAAGCTACACCCCCTTCCTGGTGGAGGGGCTGGAGGGGGGTGGGAGGGCCTGGGCGTTGGGCCTGGTCTGGGGCCTCGCCCTCTTGGGGGTTCTCTTCCGCCTCTTCTTCCTCAAGGCCCCCCGCCTCCTCTACACCCTGGCCTATTTGGGCCTGGGGTGGCTTTCCGTCCTCTTCCTGCCCCGGCTGGACCTACCCCTTTCCACCTTCGCCCTCCTGGCCCTGGGCGGGGCCTTCTACACCCTGGGGGCCGTGGTCTACGCCAAGAAGCGCCCCAACCCCTGGCCGGACCGGGTGGGCTTCCACGGCCTTTGGCACCTTCTCGTCCTCCTGGGGAGCCTCTTCATGTACCTGGCGGTCCTCAGCCTCTACCTCTAG
- a CDS encoding response regulator transcription factor, with protein MEPPLILIIEDEKDIARFIELELQAEGYRTEVAHDGITGLSRFREVSPNLVILDLMLPVMDGIEVAKRIRKTSNVPILILTAKDRVEDKVEGLDAGADDYLVKPFSIEELLARVRAHLRRVTPAISGEIRVADLILNLEGREVFRQGRRIELTNKEFELLELLARNPGKVFSRYEIEEKVWPGYQGGSNVVDVYIGYLRKKLEAGGERRLIHTIRGVGYVLRED; from the coding sequence ATGGAACCCCCTCTGATCCTGATCATTGAGGACGAGAAGGACATCGCCCGCTTCATAGAGCTGGAGCTCCAGGCGGAGGGCTACCGCACGGAGGTGGCCCACGACGGCATCACCGGGCTTTCCCGCTTCCGGGAGGTGAGCCCCAACCTGGTCATCCTGGACCTGATGCTCCCGGTGATGGACGGGATTGAGGTGGCCAAGCGCATCCGCAAGACCTCCAACGTGCCCATCCTCATCCTCACCGCCAAGGACCGGGTGGAGGACAAGGTGGAGGGCCTGGACGCGGGGGCGGACGACTACCTGGTGAAGCCCTTTTCCATTGAGGAGCTCCTGGCCCGGGTGCGGGCCCACCTGCGCCGGGTGACCCCGGCCATCAGCGGGGAGATCCGGGTGGCGGACCTCATCCTGAACCTCGAGGGCCGGGAGGTCTTCCGCCAGGGCCGCCGGATTGAGCTCACCAACAAGGAGTTTGAGCTTTTGGAGCTCCTTGCCCGGAACCCGGGCAAGGTCTTCAGCCGCTACGAGATCGAGGAGAAGGTCTGGCCCGGCTACCAGGGGGGAAGCAACGTGGTGGACGTGTACATCGGCTACCTGCGCAAGAAGCTGGAGGCGGGGGGGGAACGGCGGCTCATCCACACCATCCGGGGCGTGGGCTACGTGCTCCGGGAGGACTAA
- a CDS encoding sensor histidine kinase, giving the protein MTLRARIALLTTGLLLVALLVLGVVLHGLLGNFLLGSLKRDLVEASAQVVRLLNLGGQALLEAGLPADLYAEIQLVLEEDPALLAREGGISLQRSPALGAHRLLLSQEAYRALLDRGEVWTEVALPREGPPLVLLVYGRKVEVRVGGTPWKGLLLVGRPVEGVRATLAQFARLYAATALLVLLLVFLLLRPLLARALEPLEWVAAKARTLVGPEGALPRRIEPLPEPLVQDEVGSLVRALNGMLLRLQKALEAQVRFLQDASHELRTPLTAILGHVGYLLRRTPLTEAQRESLEVVKREAERMGKLVSDLLELSQTGSWRLEPAPLRLLDLLEEAQEEFSKSFEGEIRVEASPDLWVLGDRDRLHQVFANLLSNALKAGAKTVWLRAFGVEGRVVVRVEDDGEGIPEEHLPHLFERFYRVDKARDRARGGSGLGLAIVKAILEAHGGEIWVESEVGKGTAFSFTLPSAAPPPPPP; this is encoded by the coding sequence TTGACCCTCCGCGCCCGCATCGCCCTCCTCACCACCGGCCTCCTCTTGGTGGCCCTTCTGGTCCTGGGGGTGGTCCTCCACGGCCTCTTGGGGAACTTCCTCCTGGGGAGCCTGAAGCGGGACCTGGTGGAGGCCAGCGCCCAGGTGGTCCGCCTCCTGAACCTGGGGGGGCAGGCCCTTTTGGAGGCGGGCCTCCCCGCGGACCTCTACGCGGAGATCCAGCTGGTCTTGGAGGAGGACCCCGCCCTCCTGGCCCGGGAGGGGGGGATCAGCCTGCAGAGAAGCCCCGCCCTGGGGGCCCACCGGCTCCTTCTCTCCCAGGAGGCCTACCGGGCCCTCCTGGATAGGGGGGAGGTCTGGACGGAGGTGGCCCTGCCCCGGGAGGGGCCTCCCCTGGTCCTTTTGGTCTACGGCCGGAAGGTGGAGGTGCGGGTGGGGGGCACCCCGTGGAAGGGGCTTCTCCTGGTGGGCCGCCCGGTGGAGGGGGTGCGGGCCACCCTGGCCCAGTTCGCCCGGCTCTACGCGGCCACGGCCCTTCTGGTCCTCCTTTTGGTCTTCCTCCTCCTCCGCCCCCTCCTCGCCCGGGCCCTGGAGCCCCTGGAGTGGGTGGCGGCCAAGGCCCGCACCCTGGTGGGCCCAGAGGGCGCCCTCCCCCGGCGGATCGAGCCCTTACCCGAGCCCCTGGTCCAGGACGAGGTGGGGAGCCTGGTGCGGGCCCTAAACGGGATGCTCCTCCGCCTCCAGAAGGCCCTGGAGGCCCAGGTGCGCTTCCTCCAAGACGCCTCCCACGAGCTCCGCACCCCCCTTACGGCCATCCTGGGCCATGTGGGCTACCTCCTCCGCCGCACCCCCCTCACGGAGGCCCAGCGGGAGAGCCTGGAGGTGGTGAAGCGGGAGGCGGAGCGCATGGGCAAGCTGGTTTCGGACCTCTTGGAGCTCTCCCAGACGGGAAGCTGGCGCTTGGAGCCCGCCCCCTTGCGCCTTCTGGACCTTCTGGAAGAGGCGCAGGAGGAGTTTTCCAAGAGCTTTGAGGGGGAGATCCGGGTGGAGGCCTCCCCGGACCTGTGGGTCCTGGGGGATAGGGACCGGCTCCACCAGGTCTTCGCCAACCTCCTCTCCAACGCCCTCAAGGCCGGGGCCAAGACGGTGTGGCTTCGGGCCTTCGGGGTGGAGGGGCGGGTGGTGGTGCGGGTGGAGGACGACGGGGAAGGCATCCCGGAGGAGCACCTCCCCCACCTCTTTGAGCGCTTCTACCGGGTGGACAAGGCCCGGGACCGGGCCCGGGGGGGGTCGGGGCTGGGGCTTGCCATCGTGAAGGCCATCCTCGAGGCCCACGGGGGGGAGATCTGGGTGGAGAGCGAGGTGGGGAAGGGTACGGCCTTCAGCTTCACCCTTCCTTCAGCCGCGCCACCGCCTCCTCCACCGTGA
- a CDS encoding DUF2089 domain-containing protein — translation MPVRCPACEGPLSVKVLLCPACGTEVSGRFAPNEFALLPKEHLEFLRLFVKARGNLKEVERALGVSYPTVRARLDALLKALGYEDEEETRAGRLEVLEALRRGEITVEEAVARLKEG, via the coding sequence ATGCCCGTGCGCTGCCCCGCCTGCGAGGGGCCCCTTTCCGTGAAGGTCCTCCTCTGCCCCGCCTGCGGCACCGAGGTCTCGGGCCGCTTCGCCCCCAACGAGTTCGCCCTCCTTCCTAAGGAACACCTGGAGTTCCTAAGGCTTTTCGTAAAGGCCCGGGGCAACCTCAAGGAGGTGGAGCGGGCCCTGGGGGTCTCCTACCCCACGGTGCGGGCCAGGCTGGACGCCCTCCTGAAAGCCCTGGGTTATGAAGACGAGGAGGAAACCCGGGCCGGGCGCCTGGAGGTGCTGGAGGCCCTAAGGCGGGGGGAGATCACGGTGGAGGAGGCGGTGGCGCGGCTGAAGGAAGGGTGA
- a CDS encoding SHOCT-like domain-containing protein: MEEKRRVLEMLQAGAIGLEEAEALLKALEERPKGEARLLRVRVQATDKGKPVRIQLNLPLALAQMVETFLPQEAKAKLREKGVDLSALLQEVRTGIPEGKLLEVAAEEDGEPVEILVEVV; encoded by the coding sequence ATGGAAGAGAAAAGGCGCGTGTTGGAGATGCTGCAGGCGGGGGCGATCGGCCTCGAGGAGGCCGAGGCCCTCCTCAAGGCCTTGGAGGAGAGGCCCAAGGGGGAGGCCCGCCTCCTTAGGGTGCGGGTCCAGGCCACGGATAAGGGCAAGCCCGTGCGCATCCAGCTGAACCTGCCCCTGGCCCTGGCCCAGATGGTGGAAACCTTTCTGCCCCAGGAGGCCAAGGCCAAGCTAAGGGAAAAGGGGGTGGACCTTTCCGCCCTCCTCCAGGAGGTGCGGACCGGGATCCCAGAGGGGAAGCTCCTGGAGGTGGCGGCGGAGGAGGACGGGGAGCCGGTGGAGATCCTGGTGGAGGTGGTGTAG
- the ccsA gene encoding cytochrome c biogenesis protein CcsA, which produces MTLLSLLAFLGLGLLGLGLFWPWGAWLGGAVYLLTALLEALAKGPLTSPAQLALLLGGLLALRAGTLFLRPRLALLRRYLLLLALLLGLFALKALPHPGGPLPLGLTLFHAGAFLVGYLALAVGVGAGVLCALQDRYLRTAPEKALSAPPLWSLRRLERAYARAGFLAVTLGLGSGMAWAFGYFGTPLSLDPKELSVLFGWALLALYLALEEGLGERVRAWLLLLAYAALLFAFLGAPFLGSRHPSGLGF; this is translated from the coding sequence ATGACCCTCCTAAGCCTCCTGGCCTTCCTGGGGCTCGGCCTTTTGGGGCTTGGGCTCTTCTGGCCCTGGGGGGCGTGGCTGGGGGGTGCGGTTTACCTCCTCACCGCCCTCCTGGAGGCCCTGGCCAAGGGCCCCCTCACCAGCCCCGCCCAGCTGGCCCTCCTGCTAGGAGGGCTTCTCGCCCTGCGGGCGGGGACCCTCTTCCTACGGCCCCGCCTGGCCCTTCTCCGCCGCTACCTCCTCCTTCTCGCCCTTCTCCTGGGCCTCTTCGCCCTAAAGGCCCTCCCCCACCCCGGGGGGCCCCTGCCCCTGGGCCTCACCCTGTTCCACGCGGGGGCCTTCCTGGTGGGGTACCTGGCCCTGGCGGTGGGGGTGGGGGCGGGGGTGCTTTGCGCCCTGCAGGACCGCTACCTGCGCACCGCCCCCGAGAAGGCCTTAAGCGCCCCCCCCCTTTGGAGCCTGAGGCGGCTGGAGCGGGCCTACGCGCGCGCGGGGTTCTTGGCCGTCACCTTGGGGCTGGGAAGCGGCATGGCCTGGGCCTTCGGGTACTTCGGCACGCCCTTAAGCCTGGACCCCAAGGAGCTTTCCGTCCTCTTTGGCTGGGCGCTCCTCGCCCTCTACCTGGCCCTGGAGGAGGGGCTTGGGGAGAGGGTTCGGGCGTGGCTTCTCCTTTTGGCCTACGCCGCGCTCCTTTTCGCCTTCCTGGGGGCGCCCTTCCTGGGCTCCCGCCACCCCTCGGGGCTGGGTTTTTAA
- the hemA gene encoding glutamyl-tRNA reductase translates to MPLSLYLVGLSHKTAPLAVRERAALDPLVALPAALRRLGVGVVLSTCNRTEIYGVGSLEAARALLLERGVGPAHLYEKRGVEALRHLFRVAAGLDSLVMGEAQILGQVREALFLSRKHGATEGLLEKAFQSALALGKRARSETAIGQGAVSVAYAALDLALAVYGDLSGLKVAVLGAGEMAELFLTHLKAQGVGEVLVVNRTPQKALALAERVGGRAFGLEALKEVLKEADLVVASAAAPHYLIHPEDLPRRRKPLFLIDIALPRNIHPEVARLPHAYLYNLDDLERVVQKNLEARKGEIPKVEALIEKAVGDYLEWYAGHRVRTAIEEVRLRMRRWVEAEMPEADPLTLHKEAGRRAHPLILNLKRQAIRRLEGPPCPAACPLLALK, encoded by the coding sequence ATGCCGCTCTCCTTGTACCTGGTGGGCCTCTCCCACAAGACCGCTCCCCTAGCGGTGCGGGAGCGGGCGGCTTTGGATCCCCTGGTGGCCCTGCCTGCGGCCTTAAGGCGGCTCGGCGTGGGGGTGGTGCTTTCCACCTGCAACCGCACGGAGATCTACGGGGTGGGAAGCCTCGAGGCCGCCCGCGCCCTCCTCCTGGAGCGGGGGGTGGGCCCGGCCCACCTCTACGAGAAGCGGGGGGTGGAGGCCCTGCGCCACCTCTTCCGGGTGGCCGCGGGCCTGGACTCCTTGGTGATGGGGGAGGCCCAGATCCTGGGCCAGGTGCGGGAGGCCCTTTTCCTCTCCCGGAAGCACGGGGCCACGGAGGGCCTGCTGGAAAAGGCCTTCCAGTCCGCCCTGGCCCTGGGCAAACGGGCCCGGAGCGAAACCGCCATCGGCCAGGGGGCGGTGAGCGTGGCCTACGCCGCCTTGGACCTGGCCCTGGCGGTCTACGGGGACCTTTCCGGGCTCAAGGTGGCCGTATTGGGCGCGGGGGAGATGGCGGAGCTTTTCCTCACCCACCTAAAGGCCCAGGGGGTGGGGGAGGTCCTGGTGGTGAACCGCACCCCCCAAAAGGCCCTAGCCCTGGCGGAGCGGGTGGGGGGGCGGGCCTTCGGCCTGGAGGCCCTCAAGGAGGTGCTGAAGGAGGCGGACCTGGTGGTGGCCTCCGCGGCCGCCCCCCACTACCTGATCCACCCCGAGGACCTGCCCAGGAGGCGGAAGCCCCTTTTCCTGATTGACATCGCCCTTCCCCGGAACATCCACCCCGAGGTGGCCCGCCTGCCCCACGCCTACCTCTACAACCTGGACGACCTGGAACGGGTGGTGCAGAAGAACCTCGAGGCCCGCAAGGGCGAGATCCCCAAGGTGGAGGCCCTCATTGAGAAGGCCGTGGGGGACTACCTGGAGTGGTACGCGGGCCACCGGGTGCGCACCGCCATAGAGGAGGTCCGCCTGCGCATGCGCCGGTGGGTGGAGGCGGAGATGCCGGAGGCCGACCCCCTCACCCTGCACAAGGAGGCGGGCCGGCGGGCCCACCCCCTTATCCTGAACCTGAAGCGGCAGGCCATCCGCCGCCTGGAGGGGCCCCCCTGCCCCGCGGCCTGCCCCCTCCTGGCCCTGAAATGA
- a CDS encoding uroporphyrinogen-III synthase, giving the protein MVLLTRGKDKALLEKLRAQGIPTEEVALLEQVDLPGLHLLPQKLRGADWVAVTSKEGARRLLWAWKGAGRPPLRVAAVGEGTGEALGAGGLSPAFLPPRATARDLAQSFPEAKRVLFVAGDLAGGALEEGLRARGVEVERLEVYATRERPLSPEEIALLERAEVVALFSPSGARAYARWTKRRPRAACIGPSTAQEALSLGFPVVEADRPGLEGLYRAILKAWGG; this is encoded by the coding sequence ATGGTGCTCCTCACCCGCGGGAAGGATAAGGCCCTACTGGAAAAGCTCCGCGCCCAGGGGATCCCCACGGAGGAGGTGGCCCTTTTGGAGCAGGTGGACCTCCCCGGCCTCCATCTCCTCCCCCAAAAGCTTAGGGGGGCGGACTGGGTGGCGGTGACCTCCAAGGAAGGGGCAAGGCGCCTCCTTTGGGCCTGGAAGGGGGCGGGACGCCCCCCCTTACGGGTGGCCGCGGTGGGGGAGGGGACGGGGGAAGCCCTAGGGGCCGGGGGGCTCTCCCCCGCCTTCCTCCCCCCCAGGGCCACCGCGAGGGACCTGGCCCAGAGCTTTCCCGAGGCCAAAAGGGTGCTCTTCGTGGCGGGGGACCTGGCGGGGGGGGCGCTGGAGGAAGGCCTGCGGGCGCGGGGGGTGGAGGTGGAGCGCTTAGAGGTCTACGCCACCCGGGAAAGACCCCTAAGCCCGGAAGAGATCGCCCTTCTGGAGCGGGCGGAGGTGGTGGCCCTCTTCAGCCCCAGCGGGGCCCGGGCCTACGCCCGCTGGACGAAAAGGCGCCCAAGGGCGGCCTGCATCGGCCCCAGCACGGCCCAGGAGGCCCTAAGCCTCGGCTTTCCCGTGGTGGAGGCGGACAGGCCGGGCCTCGAGGGGCTTTACCGGGCCATCCTGAAGGCCTGGGGGGGATAA
- a CDS encoding carboxymuconolactone decarboxylase family protein: MSVRKALWGEKQEAIEESLKAADEDLFRYIRDFAYEEVLARPGLDLKTRELLAITALIALGSPKELATHLEGAFRAGATEREVRETILQSALFLGFPRALAAMRMLEKVLKAHGAPHPREG, translated from the coding sequence ATGAGCGTCCGCAAGGCCCTCTGGGGGGAGAAGCAGGAGGCCATAGAGGAAAGCCTCAAAGCGGCGGACGAGGATCTTTTCCGCTACATCCGCGACTTCGCCTACGAGGAGGTCCTGGCCCGCCCGGGGCTGGACCTGAAAACGCGGGAGCTCCTGGCCATCACCGCCCTCATCGCCCTGGGGAGCCCCAAGGAGCTCGCCACCCACCTGGAAGGGGCCTTTCGGGCAGGGGCCACGGAACGGGAGGTGCGGGAGACCATCCTCCAGTCCGCCCTCTTCCTGGGCTTCCCCCGGGCCCTCGCGGCCATGCGCATGCTGGAGAAGGTCTTAAAGGCCCATGGTGCTCCTCACCCGCGGGAAGGATAA
- a CDS encoding HAD-IA family hydrolase produces the protein MVRAVLFDVGNTLILASPRFWLLPLLAERGLKPKGDFRKAALEAFRFYEEHHLKARDLEGALLLWRAFHRRLLLGLGLEEEKAEALSRELVANWRNPRFWPLTPGAEATLRTLRAKGYRLAVVSNWDATLPEILEVVGLRPYFHHLAVSALSGVAKPDPALFQEALSALEVAPEEAVHVGDSEADLRGAEAAGVRALLFDPLGENPRALHALPQVLDYLP, from the coding sequence ATGGTCCGGGCGGTGCTCTTTGACGTGGGGAACACCCTCATCCTCGCGAGCCCCCGCTTCTGGCTCCTTCCCCTCCTCGCGGAACGGGGCCTGAAGCCCAAGGGGGATTTCCGGAAGGCGGCCCTCGAGGCCTTCCGCTTCTACGAGGAGCACCACCTGAAGGCCCGGGACCTGGAAGGGGCCCTTCTCCTCTGGCGGGCTTTCCACCGGAGGCTCCTCCTGGGGCTTGGGCTAGAGGAGGAAAAGGCGGAGGCCCTAAGCCGGGAGCTGGTGGCGAACTGGAGGAACCCCCGCTTCTGGCCCCTCACCCCCGGGGCGGAGGCCACCCTGCGGACCCTCCGGGCCAAGGGGTACCGCCTGGCGGTGGTGTCCAACTGGGACGCCACCCTGCCCGAGATCCTGGAGGTGGTGGGCCTTAGGCCCTACTTCCACCACCTGGCGGTGAGCGCCCTCTCCGGGGTGGCCAAGCCCGACCCCGCCCTTTTCCAGGAGGCCCTTTCCGCCCTGGAGGTGGCCCCGGAGGAGGCGGTGCACGTGGGGGACTCGGAGGCGGACCTAAGGGGAGCGGAGGCCGCCGGGGTGAGGGCCCTCCTCTTTGACCCCTTGGGGGAGAACCCGAGGGCCCTCCACGCCCTTCCCCAGGTGCTAGACTACCTCCCATGA